The window ttgcagaatctTATGCATACTTGTATTTTTGTGCCATCAAACACTGCTGCATCTACGTATTGATATCTTCTCTTTATTTATAGGATACCGAATCCGTagtccagaggttgaagaaggcatctgtCAGGTCCTAGCTCATCTCTGGCTTGAGTCTGAAATCGTATCAGGTTCAAGTAGTAGCATTGCAACCACATCTGAAGCAGCAGCTGTAGCAGCAGAAGCAGCAGCTGTAGCAGCagaagcagcagtagcagcagaagCAACAGCGACACCTTCTTCACCATCTTCCTTGGTGAAAAAGGGTGAAAAGACTGACTTTGAGAAAAAACTTGGAGAATTCTTCAAGCACCAGATCGAAACAGACCCCTCTGCAATATATGGAGATGGGTTTCGAGCTGGCATTCGAGCAGTTGAACGATATGGCTTGAGAGGTACCCTTGATCATATCAAGCGGTCAGGTTCTTTTCCAAGTTGAGGTAGGGTTTTGCATCTTCAGTTTGTGAGCATGGGGCATATCCTATCCTACGAGGGCTTTTTGGTTCAAAGTTAGGCATACCAGCATAAGATGACAGATAGAAGACAGAAAAATGAGGATTTAGTCATCATATACCATAAATTAGAGATATTTCCTGTTGTGCTTTAGATATGAATTTCCCAAGGTGATAAGCATGAGAAATCTTTGGCAGTCTCATTTTATGATTGTGTGCACAATGTAAATATTCGATATACAAAAAGGAAGTTGAATGTATTTTGATGTCTGAAAGCAATGCCTTTCTGTATGTGCGTATGCAGTTCCATTTTTATGTCTTGCCTGTATTTTCGACATTAGTGACAGAGCTAAACTAAATGCATGTCAAGGGCCAATTGTAAAATATGTATGTTTGAGTATTGAATGAGGAAATCTGATTTTAAAATTTACTAAAAGATACACCTGGCATTATTATTTTTTTGCATAAAGAGGGAAATGGCTGGCCATACAAAGCAAGCAGATGCCCCTGCTCCACAATATGACCCTGTTCCAAGATCTGCTGTGACAACTCCACAATATgatcctgtgccaagatctgccgcAGAATGTGTCATTGGAATTGTGTCTGTTTTCGGACCATGAACAGTGCTGCTCATTCAATAGTAATTTAAATATATTTAGAATAGATTATATACTGTATTATATATTTATAAAGTATATGGTGGGTTAACAAGAACAAAAAGGTACATATATGCCCTGGTGGACATAGAATAAAATATAATAGAAAAAACTACTACAATCCATTGTACAAATTAGTTCGAAGAAATATGTAATGCAGTATTGTAACATCAATAGTATTTTGTAGTATAAATATAAGAAGCACAATATATGCGCCTCATATTAACATTATTTGGTACTCCTTCCGTTTcaaattacttgtcgtggttttagttcatggaacggagggagtacatgtctaGTGCTTGTATCTTATTTATATTTACTTGTAATATGTTATATGTAACACTACATACAGAAATACATTAGTTTGTGTTTGCGCGCTCGATTCTTCAAAGTGCTGAACCAAACAAAACTTAGCTTTGACTTCCCTACTAATTTGGTTTTGCAACTCTGTCGCCATCCATATACCTGAATTGAAATTGATTCCCAATTCTAATTCTCGTTAAACAGGAATTAGTAGTTGATTTTCATTTCTTCGATCCAAACAAATCCTAAAAGACCGATTTCCCCAATGACGAAGTCGAGGTACATTGGATCAATCTCAATCTGTCCAGGTTAATTAGTTATATAATCTGCCTATATGTGTTTTCCATGTACATAAATAGCATTGTCCAATCTGCGTGCAGGAACCATCTGATCATCTATCTATGCTACCGTCTGTCGCCGCCGGCAATGTTTCGCTGCTTCCTCCCCACTCCCTTATCCTCCCTTCGGCCAACATAGCCTGCAATGTTAGAAGTTCAGATTAAAGATCTGCTCAacttcaatcaagtcaagaaataaATTCGATTGAGTCATATCTATAGAAAACAAATCTTGGATTGAGTGATATTAGCATAGCACTGCACCTGTTTCTTCCACTTGGTTCTGAAGCAAATTATGAGAAGTACAACAGTCTGCAGCAGCGTGCCAATGGACATGCCCGCCCAAATTCCCTGCAGAAAGCCAGAAACACATTGTTGTATGTTCAGAGCAGAGGTTAGAGTCCGATTGCCCGTCTCATTTTGGAAGTTGATTTGATTTTGTCCTTACCAGTGCACCAAGTTTAAGCTTGAAGCCAAAGAGGAATCCCAGTGGGATGCCAACCAAGTAGTAGCATCCAATGTTTATGAAGGCAACAAGCGTCTGCCACCCTGCTCCTATCGCCACACCTGCACAAGGACACCGAAAAGTTTGCTGTTCAGATCTTCCAGTTCCCATTGGGAATAATGGCTTGATTTGGTAACTCGGTGGTACGTGCCTGTGAGCACAGGCTGGATGCTGTTGAGGAAGATGGTTGCTGCAAGAAGGTAGCCGAGCTTCGCAGCCTTACTCACCACCTCGTCGTTGTCGCTGAAAACCCGTGGCAGCTCGGTCCTCCAGGCAAGGAACACGGCCAGGAAGACTGCACCGATGGCAGCGGACGTTGACACCGCCATGATCACTGAGAACCTCGCTGCCTTCGGCTTGTTAGCGCCCAGCTCGTTCGACACCCTAACGCTGCATGTCAGACATTTTTTgcattagcacaaacactaatggaTTTCATCTACTTTTGTACAATTGCAGTCTTATGTTGGTGCTGCTATATTTGTGTTGTTGCACGCATTATACCTCACTGCTCCATTGAGGCCTAGTGCAACCATCACGGCCCAGAGCTGGTAGTTGATGCTGTCAATTTCAGATGTAGTCTAATCATTGAATCGATTCTTTACATGTACACAAAGTTCAGTTACAAGTTTGCCAGAGGAAATTTTCTTACCAGACTGACATGATGTCAACCTCGAGTTGAGCATTTTTCAGGAGACCCACAAGGATGAGCACTGCAGTGTAGTACCAGACCTCCAAGCTAGATAACACACACATGTATAAATTTATAAGTACTATTCAAAATGATAGTGCATTTTAAGCAACCTGTATGCTGATCTCAATTAAGTTCGTGTATCTGCCAACCAGAGCATGGCGGCGGAGGCGA is drawn from Triticum dicoccoides isolate Atlit2015 ecotype Zavitan chromosome 4A, WEW_v2.0, whole genome shotgun sequence and contains these coding sequences:
- the LOC119286713 gene encoding protein DETOXIFICATION 31-like isoform X3, which translates into the protein MGSALETLCGQAVGAGQVDMLGIYIQRSWIICGATALALVPTYVFTTPILQALHQPATISVVAGRYTRWVIPQLFAYAANFPLQKFLQAQSKVWAMTFISGVGLALHAALNYIFVTRLGHGLFGAAMIGNVTWWIIILAQLAYLVSGCFPEAWKGFSMLAFSNIAAFVKLSLASAAMLCLEVWYYTAVLILVGLLKNAQLEVDIMSVCINYQLWAVMVALGLNGAVSVRVSNELGANKPKAARFSVIMAVSTSAAIGAVFLAVFLAWRTELPRVFSDNDEVVSKAAKLGYLLAATIFLNSIQPVLTGVAIGAGWQTLVAFINIGCYYLVGIPLGFLFGFKLKLGALGIWAGMSIGTLLQTVVLLIICFRTKWKKQAMLAEGRIREWGGSSETLPAATDGSIDR
- the LOC119286713 gene encoding protein DETOXIFICATION 31-like isoform X2, with product MAGQLGMGSALETLCGQAVGAGQVDMLGIYIQRSWIICGATALALVPTYVFTTPILQALHQPATISVVAGRYTRWVIPQLFAYAANFPLQKFLQAQSKVWAMTFISGVGLALHAALNYIFVTRLGHGLFGAAMIGNVTWWIIILAQLAYLVSGCFPEAWKGFSMLAFSNIAAFVKLSLASAAMLCLEVWYYTAVLILVGLLKNAQLEVDIMSVCINYQLWAVMVALGLNGAVSVRVSNELGANKPKAARFSVIMAVSTSAAIGAVFLAVFLAWRTELPRVFSDNDEVVSKAAKLGYLLAATIFLNSIQPVLTGVAIGAGWQTLVAFINIGCYYLVGIPLGFLFGFKLKLGALGIWAGMSIGTLLQTVVLLIICFRTKWKKQAMLAEGRIREWGGSSETLPAATDGSIDR